The Gasterosteus aculeatus chromosome 12, fGasAcu3.hap1.1, whole genome shotgun sequence DNA window TGGAAATATTGGTCAAGCGTACACACCAACTTGTTTGGGTTTCGGTCTGTTTCGTTGCTCGGTTTACTTCCGCAATGATCTGTAGTGACGTCATGGGAGGACTATCTTGAGTGGGCGGGGTCTCCATACTTACAACAGGTGTGACCAAAGTACACATTCATTTATAAAATCAGTCCTTTAGTAGCACTACTCACGGTGAAgtacttttttactttcatgGCTACATATTTAAGAGAGGTATTCTCCTTCAAACTGGACACGGTGTCTATCCTATGTTCCAAACATACATAcgctaatttaaaaaaaagttaagttAATTTGCAAACTGATCCCATCTAGGGTATGGTTTCAACTAGCTAGCAGTGTTGACTAAATACTAGGGTTGGAAAAGAAGCTCAAGGTATCAATTAAAACTTAAAAGCATACAAAACTGATGTTATGTAACTGATGTTACATTACTCTGCTCTTAACTCATGCTACACATTCCTTTAAGGTCGCGCACGGGGATCACAACTATATCTCATTAGTTGATTTTGTATTGTACGACGACTAGAAAGATTTAACCGCGGTGCTTTATGTTACCTTAAAAATCAACCATACAAGATTTCAGCGGAAAAATATTGTGCCTTCTATTCTACTTAAATGTATTCAACAGCCGAAGTGCCTGGATGCCTGACGCAAACTTTATGTACTTAAGATAATAAGCTGCGGGAATTTGCTGAATAAAAAACTAACAAAATGACTCCTCGAGCGGTTGCATTTTTATAATCCTGTAATAACTGAATAACATCTATACAAGTTAAACATTGAAAAAATAACCTTTATGTCCGCTTTTCATTATTGTACTACTGCACAATTTTATAATAGATCCATCTCACTCTGACTGAGGTAGGGAAGACAATTGAAAACTCGGAACTTAAAAAGTGGGGAGGTCGCACATTTCATTCTTTATACAGAAAGTCTCCGTTGGTTAATAATAGCCAATGTATTTTGTTGCCTTAGAGTATTTGTTAATACATTTACTTTTGAAATGCACAAACTTATACCATTTGTCAGTGTCACACCTGTAATGATCAGTAGcttcaataaaaaatacactAAAAGGGCTGATTTCAAGCAACGCATTAACAAAAACTGTCCTATATTGTTACAGCAAGTATTTGATTTTTTGTGTGTCAATTATGTATTCAgacaatataaaaatgtaaacctGCAAATATACCATGTGATCTTTTGCAATATCAGTgtatatttcaatatttaataaatacgAGCAAACAACCTTCTTCAAACAGGCTCTGCAGAAGTACAAGCGCAAATTAACATTTATCCTTATTTAAAAATACTTTACTCAttttccaaacaaacacaattgggcttttcatttattttaatgaaaatggaaacatttaACAACGATTTTCAGGTTGAATATATCACAGCTttctcataaaaaaaagaatctgtacAATAAAACATCGATCTTCCACAACAATCCATCCCAGTTCTTATAACTTGAGTTTGCTTACAGAAACttctttgtgtttcttcttctttgaagaCGGGTCCTTTGCACTTTTGATCTGACTTTTAACTTGGTCCTGCAGCTCAGAGAAGAAGGCTTGAGAGGACCGCAGAGCCTTGTCCTTCCCCTCGTCCTAAACAGAAGAACACCACCATACTTGATTGATCTCAGCAACGTACAGagttgtatttttaaaagcGCTGAAGGGGTCCTGACTACACGAGAGAAGCCACCCACCTTGAGTATCTTggtttttcctccttttgtgaGTTTCTTCAGGTTCTCTGCTACTTCAGCCTTTGACAGCTTTCTGTTCTCCCCGGTTCCACTGGCCTCTTTAAGTTTTTGccgcttttctttctccttgatCTTTATACGTTTAACTGTCTTCTTGTGGCGTCTGTCACGCATCTTGTCTGTTGACGTCTTCTCAGTATCCCCCAGAATATCTCCTGCTTTGTTCTTCTCCTTTGGTTGGATGACATTGTTATTAAGGCATGCAGTGTAATTGAATATGCAGAGATAAAAATGcatgtttgaaaatgaattGGTGACATACTTTGATTTCTTCTGGCGCGAGCAGCATAGCATCGCTAGCGCTGACTGGAGCCACCTCCTCCATCGTGACAGACGGCAGGTTAGACACCACTTTGACCTCGGGGACGGGCTGTGGACAAACGGCAACATAAATACAAGGTTTCACAAACATTTACAATTTATTATGGATTCCCCGACATGGGGCTACGGACTGAGCTGGATGGATCACGATACAAATTAGGTCTATATTATTATAGGATATATTTTTACCAGGGTTTCCCCTGCCTTTGTatgagagggaggtggggaggggaggggggggggggtgtatatcGTTTTTTGTATATAGTGTTGCGATTTACATGAATGCTGACACCTTCCAAAGGCCAGTCTATCCCAATATTATTTGGCAACTTTCAGTCAGTGCTGTCAAAGGGAAAAACTTACCGGTTTGGGTGTGAAGTGAAAGTTGGAGAGAGCATCCAACTTTAGGAAGAGCGTGTCCATAAGCTTTTGAATTTCTACATGGGCCGagttttcctcctcctcggtcTTTTGCTGAAATagagttaaatgttaaaatgatgAAGCAATGGTTCATACCTGTTAAAACAGCAGTGACTGTGAGTTAAAAGTCTAACCTGATTCTGCTTGAGGTATTCTTGCTCATAGATCTCTGCTAGACTCTGCTTGCTCTTTTCATGGTCCAATGCCAGCTTCTTCTTGTAGTCAAACACCTCCTCTTTGGGTTTCTCCTTGCGGACCACATCATCAAAGGCCTTACAGAAACACAAGTCAAAGGCGCTGGGTTATAATATATTATCACATTTGCttcagacaaaataaaagataCATTATACGCACTAACCTGGTCTTTAATTCTCTGTTTGATGATGTCTTCAAGCTGTAGTGTGGTTTCTGCGGTGATACTAGGTGCTACAAGACCACATAAAAAAATCTTGTTATAGGATATGAAGAAGTACAACGAAACTATTTTAGTAAcctgaattaaaaacaatacaaactcAACCCCATTGAAAGGAATTGGATAAACCAAAAGCAGCTTAGAGCTATCTGCCAACACGAGAACGCAACCCACAATAGAGTCACTCACCCATCCTGCCCGTCTGCTCAaactccacatcctcctccagcaTGCTGTTCTCTGGACGACTTTGTGAAGTAATCTCTCCTGACAACTGCCATGGTTTATCTGCTAGAGCGGTTTTCTCCAACTCTTCTATTTTCTCTGACATCTGCAGGTTAGAGAAACAAAATGATGTAATATTTATGAAGCATTCAGGCTGTCATCACGCTACACTTAAACAATTTGTGGGGTTGTGTTGATGGCGATCGATTGCTTCTCATCTCTGATGGATGATAGAAAGAAATGTGTCTCTTACACGAAGACCACCATCTCTTATGCAAATCAGTTTAATAACACTGGGAACAATTTAAAATTTTTGATAAGATACTTCATCAGACAAACCTTgatcaaaaaatcaaaaaagattAGTCATCAAAATCCTGATGAGATTCTTAATCATCTTTATCAATCATCGATCATTTTTTCTTaattaaagcatttattttacatttcatttttagtttgtgtgtgcCTGAAAGAACGGGGACTTTTGTAGAAAAACGTTTGTACATAGCTTACCGTGAGGAGCGAAGAACTATTTGGGTATTATATACATTTACTACAGTAAGTGTAACATTCCCCAACTAAACTAACTCTATAACCATATTTAAGCCACACAAATTAGCAAACAaattcaacaaacaaaacaaatttgctCAATCTGAAAGTCAATTACCTTTTCTTGACGTTTTTCAAATGATGACTTCACTGCGGATATGGCGGAGCTTGGAGTTTTTCCTCCAAAAATGTCCGCCAGATCCTCTCCCTCGCTGTCCTCATTGAGGTTAAAGGTGACTTTCTTTTGAGCTGCTTTGGTCTCTTCATCCCTGGCAAACGATGGACACAACCATGCTGACATCAACCAGATGTGCTTCTCTGATACGTTTTACATATTACATCATTTCAATCGCACTTACTCAGCGTCACTTTCCTCTTCACCGTCATAATCATCAGCCTCCTCGTCTATTTCTTCTCCACCTTCTTGCCAGCTTTTATCCTTGTTGTCCTCCTCGCCATCAGAGTGGTCTTCGTCTCCACCTGGTTCACGATCCACAGCATCAAAGAAGTCCTTGTACTTGAGGTTCCTTGAGCTTTTTGCCTAAAATGTAAAGAGAAATACATAAACTTGCTATATTTTGTACATCAAGACACAATATAACATTTgggaaaagtgatgaaaacacatacaataattttctttttctttttggcggAAAGTATGTCATTTAAGTCGAGATCGTCGTCATCATCGGAGGGCAGGTCCTGAAAGTAGTCTAGCTCATTTTCGTTCTCATCCTCCTTTCCCTCTCGTTTGTCCATATCATCCAGAAACGACTCCATCTCGGACAGTTTAAAGAATGTATCGTCGACCTCAGAGGGAACGACCTTTGGTCTGGAGCCTTTCCTTCCAATCTCCTTCTTCTGTTTCTCCCGCTTCTCCAGAGCGTCCACGTCAAAATCTAAATCGGAGTCTTCATCAGTGTACCCCTCTGCGCCATCCTCATCCTGAGCCATTCTCTTGGACTGTTTAGGTGgttcgtcgtcgtcgtcatcatcatcatcatcattctcctcctcctcctcttcttcatcatcatcatcatgagtCTCACCTTCTGCCTCCACACTATTCTCttcatcgtcttcctcctcgACAAGCACTGATAATTTCTCATCTGACAAAGCCTCATTAGTTGCATTTTCAAAGTGTGTCATTACAGCATTGTTCTGTAGCTCCAGCTCCTGCCAGATCTGCTCTTCATCGAAGTTTTCCACCACCAGCTGAACCAACGGGCTGCCTTTGTATTCGGCGGGCTCTTCAGTTTTGTGGAGGTCATACAGTAGCTTAGTGAGCGTGGTAAAGTCGGCTGCCGCACCATCTTGAAGGCTGGAAAATTGGAAACACACAGTCAGTATGGCACGCCTGGTGTATTATAAAAATTAATAGTTGGCATTTATATTTGtaacagaaaaataattaattcatcCGCTATACTGTTCAAAATAATTCATACAGACCACCGACAACTTTTGTACTATCCCTTTAATTTTAAGTTTGCATGTGTATTCAAGAAGGTCATTGTATGTTTTTGTGACCCTAGATACACCTCAAATGTGGCGAAAAcatgtcttcttttttaaagttattagTATTTATAGTATTTGAAGGATATATCACGATCACATGAGTTAAGTGTATTAATTGTTTATCTTGCAGCTGGGGTCAGCTGTCCACTCAAGTCTTGTTTACCAGCTGATGGATAGATTGATGAGATCATTTGGCTATAACATCCCAAAACAATGACGGTCaactctccctcactctcccaAACCTTAAGTCTCAAAATGGTGTTAGCGGTGCATGCAGTTAGCTTTAGCTCACGAGTCGCCGGTTCCACGTCTGCTCTTGTACTCAAACTCATTTATCCACTttttcaacaacacaaacatacaggCAGCAGATACTTGCCTCAGAAAGTTCTCTGGATGTGCTGtgttgtcatttattttctttacacaGTCCTCCAGAACGCTCCACATATCTTCAGTAGCCATCGTTTCTCCCACATGCGTGGCTGTCTGTGCCGCAGATAAACAGGTCCGCCAAGAAACTCCACTAACGCTTATTTGGTTCCGGGTTTACAAACATGGCGTCGGCAGTACTGAAGGTTGCAGGTCGGTATAACGTCAGATAATGATTTAACTACCAAACGTGTACTCTTATCAACTGGTTCGTCCTCAAATTGTTTAATAGTAAGACCTAAAACAAGACTTCTATACCATCAACATTAGCTGTGTTACACAATGTTGCTGCCCTCGTTCACGTCACACGGGTTTGTCTTGCAGGGTTCGGATAACATTAACGTTACATGACACTTTGTACTGTATCACTTAGTCTGAAAACGTCAAAAGATtgtcaagacttttttttaccaattttTTTCACCTATTTTTTCAACTCAGATTTGAAATGGTAAAAGTTAACCCCTTGAGACCCTAAAACGTAGCATTTGACTATAACTTTGCCATTTGCGGTTCAATTGCATAAACTTGCTCAATCAAGTATTTTAATTGTGTAATAAACTGATGTGTATCAGTCGTAAAACGCATGGTGTGCAACCAGATTATATTCAAAACcacagacttttattttgaaatctagTGGAGATTCCAAATATACAGATTCAAAAAATGAGTGAAATTATTCACaacacatttagaatattttcatGTGATGGAGTGGTGCAGCCTATGCATATGTCTCAGATTTACCGTGTAAAAATCACACAGCTTAAATTTAGTTTCAACAAGCtggtaaataatatatatatatcgcctACTGTCAGTGAAGGCAGAATAAGAGTATTGTTCCAAAGAAATCGCCACCTCTAATCTCACTATATTCAAATCTGTTTATTCAGTGGCAGgtctttccagatgttctcgtCTCACTCTCTTGAGAACACATTTGAGAAAAGCGCCCCTCCACCAGGGCCCTCCTGGTTCACTGTGGAAGCTTGGGAGGCTGAACCACATTGCCATCGCTGTCCCCGACATGGAGAAGGCCACGGCTCTGTATCGGGACGTGCTGGGGGCCACGGTGAGTGAGCAGGTGCCCCTGCCCGAGCACGGCGTCTACACAGTGTTTGTGGAGCTCGGCAACACCAAGCTGGAGCTGCTCCATCCTCTGGGGGAGAAGAGCCCGATCGCTGGCTTCTTACAGAAGAACAAGTCAGGAGGGATGCACCACGTTTGTATTGAGGTGAGACCGCATTGATAAGTTGTCGTAGGGATTACACTCAGTGGACACTTTACCAGGTACGGATCCGTACCCCCCCAATGCGTTCAAGTGAAAATGCtcagacattttgacttgtcATTCTTTGAAAGGTGTTACATAACTGATGAGTGAGCCAGCAGGGAAAATAGCAGAATCCTGACTGTGGAAACGCTTGTTATTTAATCATTGATTACATTTAACATACTGTGAAATGTCTGTTGCGTACCGGAACAATATAGTGCGCTCAAGCGATGGCCAGTATCCAGGATTCCTGAGTTTTTGCACCCGCTACTAAGATGTGAATGTTATGCAACTTTTGTTTTGGAACTTTCTGTCACGTGTTGAAATGCCTTTTGTGGACGAGAACAACAACTGTGACAGTGACACACCTGAATTGTTATTTTACCTGTTTGATGAGTCAAAGTTACCCTACGAATGGTATTATGTCACTAAAAGATAGCAGCACATGAATAACAAACAATCACAAACTGTCCCACAGTATTCCAAAGATGCTCTTTTGTGTCTGGAGACCCTGAGCTTTTGCCTTTTTACTGGAAGACTTGACCTGAAGTGTTTGGAGACCATTAAGATTGAGTATTTGCACTTTTGCTTTGCTTCCTATTTGGGTTCCTCTCTAAAAGCTGAGCTAaacaatcaattaaaaaacatcATTGATCCAAAAGCCCAACTGATAAATTAAGCTATATTAGCTTTATACAGGTATATATTTACTGATGCATGTGTTGACTACTAAGTAAGATGCATTACAGAAATGTTAAAGAAACGTGTGCAGTAGTCGCCCAGTATTACAAACATTTACAGTTCTTCCACCAGAGAGCGCTGACATGTCTCATAGTAAAATGTTGACATTACGTGTCAAAATGAAAATTGTCAGACTTTTTAAACTGTTAACAAAATGGGTTTCAGTCTTTCACTATAATGGTGGTTAAGCTActttaaacaaaagaaaccaGCACATTTTAGCCACTTGGCCCCATTTGTTACACTTTACGCCAATGCAGTATTTGAGACTTTCCAAACCACGATGTGCATTGAAGGTTGTCAGTATGATGGTGACTATCAGACAAGCCACGTCAAACAATCCTACATTTTCCTCATGTTTGCAGGTCGACAACATTACTGCAGCGATAGCAGACCTGAAAGCAAAGAACATCAGAACTCTGTCAGCAGAGCCCCGGATAGGTGCACACGGGAAACCAGTGATGTTCCTCCATCCTAAAGACTGCGACGGTGTGCTGGTGGAGCTTGAAGAAGCCTGAACACCTCAACCTGGCAGGAATGTGGGAGTTTGCTAAAAATTGTCGCTTTTGTAATTGTCCTTTATAGAACTTTTGATCACAGTGAGTCAATTGTTCAGTGAATCTATTTGGACGTTGACTTGTCCACTCCACTTTTCGAACACATCCAAATAAAAAGGTTAATGGGAAACCGGTTTGTTCAGAATAATTTGAGCGTAGTACAATTGAGGAAAATCCCAGAAGAGATTAATGCAGTAAGTTTTTATAAATATCCTGATCACTAGTGTTTATATTGAACCTGGTCTTTGTAGACTTGATACCAAACAAGTGGCTATTTGCGAGTTAAACTGATCCGCTGATGTCACGTCTAATGTCCAGCTACTTATTTGGGATTTCTGGTGTAGGTTTTCAATACCACAGAAAACTGTAGTTAAGGTCTTTTAGTCAGGTAAACAGTGATCATTTACTTTGATTCTGCAAACTTGTAATTGACCGCTTAACATCTACTGGGCCATTCATTAAAATACAGGGCCAATGGTTAGAGCTTCGAAAACATGCAAGGTCGCTCACTGGCCAGCTTGGTTTTCTTGGGCAATGAAAGTAAAATCAGTACCGTTTTTACCCCATCTCTGCCAGTTACCGTTTTTCAGATAGTGTTACAATTCAGGCTGCACTAAAGGTCTTTAATTTTACCATTGAACACAACACATGAGACGTAATCAGAATCCAGAGGGttcattttatttggtttaatTAACTGCTTCCGgcataaaacacagcaaatatgTAGTAATGACGTAGGCAAAGCAGAGACGTACAAGATACAAGAGTGGGCTTTGGATGGAATAGCTTTCAGCTCTGGGATTAGTCACGTTACTTTAATGTTGAGTAAATGGCAAGAGGTTTGAATAAAATAGTTGCAATGACTTGCCAGTACCATGCAGATGGCATCATAGAAGACTGATTGTAAGCAAGAGACAAATATAGAAAGCATTTGTAGAATTGCTGTGGATGCATTTAGCTGCTTTCTTTGCCCAGGGTGTGCTTGTCAAACAGGTACTCGGCCAGGCCGTTCTGAGGCGCTCCCATGCGGCGCAGATTGGTCACCCAGTCTCCCAGCTCTTTGATGGACTTCACCTGCTCGTCCAGGTAGTGAGTCTCAATGAAGTCACACAGCTGAaaggaattaaattaaattagagcAGACACAGACTGACCACGTCTGCTGCATAATACATTTGCCATAAAACAAAGTTGCTCTTTGTATACACCATTTAACCATATTggacacagtaaaaaaaaaaaaa harbors:
- the mphosph10 gene encoding U3 small nucleolar ribonucleoprotein MPP10 — protein: MATEDMWSVLEDCVKKINDNTAHPENFLSLQDGAAADFTTLTKLLYDLHKTEEPAEYKGSPLVQLVVENFDEEQIWQELELQNNAVMTHFENATNEALSDEKLSVLVEEEDDEENSVEAEGETHDDDDEEEEEEENDDDDDDDDDEPPKQSKRMAQDEDGAEGYTDEDSDLDFDVDALEKREKQKKEIGRKGSRPKVVPSEVDDTFFKLSEMESFLDDMDKREGKEDENENELDYFQDLPSDDDDDLDLNDILSAKKKKKIIAKSSRNLKYKDFFDAVDREPGGDEDHSDGEEDNKDKSWQEGGEEIDEEADDYDGEEESDAEDEETKAAQKKVTFNLNEDSEGEDLADIFGGKTPSSAISAVKSSFEKRQEKMSEKIEELEKTALADKPWQLSGEITSQSRPENSMLEEDVEFEQTGRMAPSITAETTLQLEDIIKQRIKDQAFDDVVRKEKPKEEVFDYKKKLALDHEKSKQSLAEIYEQEYLKQNQQKTEEEENSAHVEIQKLMDTLFLKLDALSNFHFTPKPPVPEVKVVSNLPSVTMEEVAPVSASDAMLLAPEEIKEKNKAGDILGDTEKTSTDKMRDRRHKKTVKRIKIKEKEKRQKLKEASGTGENRKLSKAEVAENLKKLTKGGKTKILKDEGKDKALRSSQAFFSELQDQVKSQIKSAKDPSSKKKKHKEVSVSKLKL
- the mcee gene encoding methylmalonyl-CoA epimerase, mitochondrial, with translation MASAVLKVAVAGLSRCSRLTLLRTHLRKAPLHQGPPGSLWKLGRLNHIAIAVPDMEKATALYRDVLGATVSEQVPLPEHGVYTVFVELGNTKLELLHPLGEKSPIAGFLQKNKSGGMHHVCIEVDNITAAIADLKAKNIRTLSAEPRIGAHGKPVMFLHPKDCDGVLVELEEA